In one window of Shewanella goraebulensis DNA:
- the lptD gene encoding LPS assembly protein LptD, translating to MQIRYFLALSLLPNLVSAQEPSDTEAVELHCVINLPVSSSIDERQQVPNLTAEDIVIISDRSEAAMGDKAHFSGNVSFSQGSRHISADEAILDQKNEQLDANGNLIFSDEMFTVTADSLNAQMISNSATLNGAKYWLHGQQIHGDAEQLKITEQNNLELRNTNFTTCPVGDDSWLLEAKEIRIDSTEEWGEIWEAKIRIAGVPVMYVPYMTIPVSDKRKSGFLFPDFSTSTTNGVEVSTPYYWNIAPEYDLTFTPTYMSSRGFYAKTEFRYLAGEDQDGQLNLEYLANDDKLDNSPDRYLYHWRHQGSINENWRVQANFTDVSDNNYFNDLSSDVNRSTDNQLSRVGEISYFEKDWDFGMKVQDIKVLGEDEVPYQVMPQLNFNYQTNDFWEGLDFKFNSELTNFEHKENEYNTATRLHMEPSITLPIQGPAGSLTSEVKLLQTQYWQTNFDDDSELEDSVSRTIPQVRLHGQINFERETHLFDADFRQTLEPQFQYLYVGYENQDGIGIYDSAQLQEDYFGLFRDRRYSGLDRIADANQMTLGVTTRLFDDANIEKLKVSIGQIIYFQDSKINFTDENVEAAPSTSVLAAEVDANVYQDWFISGAVQFDTEHGETKKSEVTLDFRPSNDKLLQFSYRYVPDLLNTNTNDRVDISQVGMRTSWPISDDLYFVGNFYYDLNESRSIETYTGVQYESCCWAMRLSYHYRIKTNYDDDLNPSLDTREQFESGVYLNFIIKGLGGSGPLGVEDMLNEGLFNYRKPLYLSN from the coding sequence ATGCAGATCCGCTATTTTCTGGCATTGAGCCTATTACCTAACCTAGTCTCGGCACAAGAACCCTCTGACACAGAAGCGGTTGAGCTTCATTGTGTGATAAACCTTCCGGTTTCTAGTTCTATTGACGAACGTCAACAAGTTCCTAATTTAACAGCAGAAGATATTGTGATTATTTCAGATCGCTCTGAAGCTGCAATGGGCGATAAAGCGCATTTCTCTGGTAATGTTAGTTTCAGTCAAGGATCTCGTCACATTAGTGCTGACGAAGCTATCTTAGACCAAAAGAATGAGCAGCTAGATGCAAATGGTAATCTCATTTTTTCTGATGAGATGTTCACCGTTACCGCTGACTCACTTAATGCGCAGATGATTTCCAATAGCGCGACCCTAAATGGTGCTAAGTATTGGCTACATGGCCAGCAAATACATGGCGATGCTGAACAGCTCAAAATCACAGAACAAAATAATCTCGAATTACGAAATACCAACTTCACCACTTGTCCAGTGGGCGATGATTCTTGGCTATTAGAAGCGAAAGAAATCCGTATCGATAGTACAGAAGAGTGGGGAGAGATTTGGGAAGCTAAAATTCGCATTGCAGGCGTACCTGTAATGTATGTTCCTTATATGACAATTCCAGTATCAGATAAACGCAAATCTGGATTTTTATTCCCGGACTTTAGTACCAGCACCACGAATGGTGTTGAAGTCAGTACGCCATATTATTGGAACATTGCACCAGAGTACGACTTAACGTTTACGCCGACTTATATGTCATCACGTGGTTTTTACGCTAAAACAGAGTTTAGATATTTAGCGGGAGAAGACCAAGATGGTCAACTAAACCTAGAATATTTAGCCAATGATGACAAACTCGACAACAGTCCAGACCGTTACCTTTATCACTGGCGTCATCAAGGCTCAATTAATGAGAATTGGCGAGTACAGGCAAACTTTACTGATGTTTCAGATAATAACTATTTCAACGATTTAAGCTCTGACGTCAATCGCTCTACCGACAACCAGTTATCCCGTGTAGGTGAAATTAGTTACTTTGAGAAAGATTGGGATTTCGGTATGAAAGTCCAAGATATAAAAGTACTAGGTGAAGATGAAGTCCCTTATCAGGTAATGCCTCAACTTAACTTTAATTATCAAACTAATGATTTCTGGGAAGGATTAGATTTTAAGTTTAATTCTGAATTGACTAATTTTGAGCATAAAGAAAACGAATATAACACTGCAACTCGTCTCCATATGGAGCCAAGCATCACTTTGCCTATTCAAGGGCCTGCTGGCTCGTTAACCAGTGAAGTTAAATTACTGCAAACTCAATACTGGCAAACTAATTTCGATGATGACAGTGAACTTGAAGACTCTGTCAGTCGTACTATTCCCCAAGTACGCTTGCACGGGCAAATTAACTTCGAGCGTGAAACACACTTATTTGATGCTGACTTCAGACAAACTTTAGAGCCTCAATTCCAATATCTTTATGTTGGGTATGAAAACCAAGATGGTATTGGTATATATGATTCAGCTCAACTTCAAGAAGATTACTTTGGCCTATTCAGAGACAGACGTTACTCAGGTCTTGATAGAATTGCAGATGCAAACCAAATGACTTTAGGTGTAACGACTCGTTTATTTGACGATGCTAACATTGAAAAACTTAAAGTCAGTATTGGTCAAATCATTTATTTCCAAGACAGTAAAATTAATTTTACTGATGAAAATGTTGAGGCTGCGCCATCAACATCAGTGTTAGCCGCAGAAGTCGATGCTAATGTTTACCAAGATTGGTTTATTAGCGGCGCAGTGCAATTTGATACCGAGCATGGCGAAACAAAGAAAAGTGAAGTGACATTAGATTTTCGTCCAAGTAATGATAAATTGCTTCAGTTCAGTTATCGCTATGTACCCGATTTATTGAATACCAATACCAACGACCGAGTTGATATTTCACAAGTCGGTATGCGTACATCATGGCCAATTAGCGATGACTTGTATTTTGTGGGTAATTTTTATTACGACCTTAACGAGTCTCGCAGTATTGAAACCTATACTGGCGTTCAATACGAGTCATGCTGTTGGGCCATGCGTTTAAGTTATCATTACCGCATTAAAACCAACTATGATGACGATTTAAACCCTAGTCTTGATACTAGAGAACAATTTGAGAGTGGCGTATACCTCAACTTTATTATTAAAGGTTTAGGTGGTTCAGGTCCTCTCGGTGTTGAAGATATGCTAAACGAAGGATTATTTAACTATCGTAAACCACTTTACTTAAGCAATTAG
- a CDS encoding aminoglycoside phosphotransferase family protein, with protein sequence MSLSDTRFILLRNWLSQYFKTEVSIELICGDASFRRYFRVKHLTNSYIVSDSPIKLVPILPFIYMAQAYNEAGLIAPKIIAQDDENGFVLQSDLGNEQLLNQLNEQTVTDFYRQALSLLPQVAKVTATEEGTLPIYDRAFVERELEIFIEWLLIKHLDLTLTQEDKTLIQNAFNVLASSALEQPSVGMHRDFHSRNILVVENGLGLIDFQDAVIGPVTYDAVSLLRDCYIKWPTEIIDVLKREHFNLCQQHALISEDVTFNQYQTWFDLMGIQRHVKAAGIFARLNHRDGKSGYLKDIPLTLTYIIEVSALSPQLEAFGQWVELNVLSKISEV encoded by the coding sequence ATGAGTTTATCTGATACAAGATTTATTTTACTAAGGAACTGGTTAAGTCAATATTTCAAGACAGAAGTGTCTATTGAGCTTATTTGTGGGGATGCTAGTTTCCGTCGTTATTTTCGGGTCAAACATTTAACAAACTCTTATATAGTCTCTGATTCACCCATTAAACTGGTGCCTATCTTACCTTTCATCTATATGGCACAAGCCTATAACGAGGCTGGTTTGATTGCTCCGAAAATCATAGCCCAAGATGATGAGAATGGTTTTGTTCTGCAGTCAGATTTAGGCAATGAGCAGCTTTTAAATCAATTAAATGAACAAACTGTGACGGACTTTTATCGACAAGCCCTGTCTTTATTGCCTCAAGTAGCAAAGGTTACAGCAACTGAAGAGGGCACATTACCTATTTATGATCGAGCGTTTGTTGAAAGGGAACTCGAGATATTTATCGAATGGTTACTAATAAAGCATCTAGATCTTACCTTAACTCAAGAAGATAAAACACTTATCCAGAATGCATTTAATGTACTAGCTTCAAGTGCACTTGAACAACCAAGCGTTGGTATGCACCGTGATTTTCATAGTCGCAATATTTTAGTGGTAGAAAATGGTTTAGGGTTAATTGATTTTCAGGATGCGGTAATAGGGCCTGTTACATACGATGCGGTGTCGCTGCTTAGAGATTGTTATATTAAGTGGCCCACTGAAATCATTGATGTATTAAAACGTGAACATTTTAATTTGTGCCAGCAACACGCCTTGATTTCTGAGGACGTAACTTTCAATCAATATCAGACTTGGTTTGACTTAATGGGCATACAGCGACACGTTAAAGCTGCAGGTATATTTGCTCGGTTAAATCATCGTGATGGAAAATCAGGATATTTAAAAGATATTCCGTTAACCCTAACTTATATCATTGAAGTTTCGGCTTTGTCCCCACAACTTGAAGCCTTTGGTCAATGGGTTGAGCTAAATGTGCTAAGCAAAATATCTGAGGTTTAA
- the murU gene encoding N-acetylmuramate alpha-1-phosphate uridylyltransferase MurU produces MKAMILAAGRGERLRPLTDSVPKPLVKAGDKALIVYHLEKLAAAGFKDVIINSAWLGHKLPEALGDGNQWGLSIQYSVEETALETAGGIKQAISLLGTEPFLVINGDIYIDELPGLEHAKTVMKRNSELDAFLWLVDNPQHNPDGDFAIIDNQLTESTENKLTYSGMGIYHPKMFVDIAPGKSALGPILRQKISQHKIAGGYSASYWCDVGTVERLEKLTDYIESL; encoded by the coding sequence ATGAAAGCCATGATCTTGGCTGCGGGGCGTGGTGAGCGCCTAAGGCCATTAACAGATTCGGTACCCAAACCTCTGGTTAAGGCCGGGGATAAAGCGTTAATTGTCTACCATTTAGAAAAGTTGGCAGCGGCAGGTTTTAAAGACGTCATTATTAACAGTGCTTGGTTAGGTCATAAGTTACCTGAAGCTTTAGGTGATGGCAATCAGTGGGGGTTAAGTATTCAATATAGCGTTGAAGAAACAGCCTTAGAAACTGCAGGCGGAATAAAACAAGCTATATCCTTACTTGGCACTGAGCCTTTTTTAGTGATTAATGGCGACATTTATATCGATGAACTACCAGGTTTAGAGCATGCTAAAACAGTAATGAAGCGTAATTCAGAATTAGATGCTTTTTTATGGTTAGTTGATAATCCACAGCATAATCCTGACGGAGATTTTGCTATTATTGATAATCAGTTAACAGAATCTACTGAGAATAAGCTTACTTATTCGGGCATGGGAATATACCATCCGAAAATGTTTGTTGATATTGCGCCTGGTAAAAGCGCCTTAGGGCCGATATTAAGGCAAAAAATATCGCAACATAAAATCGCTGGAGGCTATAGTGCTTCTTACTGGTGTGATGTCGGCACGGTTGAGCGTTTAGAGAAGTTAACAGATTATATTGAAAGCCTTTAG
- the djlA gene encoding co-chaperone DjlA — protein sequence MRIWGKFFGSLIGFMFGRFFGALIGLWLGHLFDKRAGFADMLRKGQERQAQFFNTTFTVMGHVAKASGHVTDVDIRIASMLMDQMKLTGDARRDAQAAFRKGRDADFDLVLTLREFRAMTQGRNEILQMFLEIQIQTALSDGELHSKEKQILSTVAKELGLGQAHLDALLNRWQAEFHHHQSGRGNTMQLDDAYSMLGKQESSSDQEIKRAYRKLMNEHHPDKLVAKGLPEEMMELAKAKAQDIQSAYETVKTSRGMR from the coding sequence ATGCGTATTTGGGGCAAGTTTTTTGGTTCTCTCATTGGTTTTATGTTTGGCAGGTTTTTTGGAGCCCTCATCGGACTATGGTTAGGACATTTATTTGATAAGCGCGCTGGCTTTGCTGACATGCTGCGTAAAGGCCAAGAAAGGCAAGCTCAGTTTTTTAATACTACATTTACCGTGATGGGCCATGTCGCAAAAGCTTCAGGTCATGTTACCGATGTGGATATTCGCATCGCGTCAATGTTAATGGATCAAATGAAGTTAACCGGTGATGCAAGAAGAGATGCGCAAGCCGCTTTTAGAAAAGGCCGTGATGCTGATTTTGATTTAGTACTAACTCTTCGAGAATTTCGTGCGATGACCCAAGGTCGAAATGAAATTCTACAAATGTTTTTGGAAATTCAAATTCAAACTGCCTTGTCTGATGGCGAATTACACAGTAAAGAAAAACAAATATTATCTACAGTTGCCAAAGAGTTAGGATTGGGGCAAGCTCATTTAGATGCGCTTCTTAATCGATGGCAAGCCGAGTTTCATCATCACCAATCTGGTCGTGGAAATACCATGCAACTTGATGATGCTTATTCGATGTTGGGTAAGCAAGAATCGTCTAGTGATCAAGAAATTAAACGGGCTTATCGTAAACTGATGAATGAACATCATCCAGATAAGCTAGTTGCTAAAGGTCTCCCTGAAGAAATGATGGAGCTAGCTAAAGCCAAGGCACAAGACATTCAGTCTGCTTATGAAACAGTTAAAACGTCTAGAGGGATGCGTTAA
- a CDS encoding outer membrane protein has protein sequence MKLTAIASFVTVVTTVAFSLSTQAEIYVAPFGGYSFGSSEFDISNPSTDESGKLKISESEHYGVMIGTTTKDPGNIYFLYSTQATDLRDGAFSDEIFNELDVDYFHVGGSLYFPNGKFKPYVTVSVGATHMRPSGNYSSETRFSMAFGGGAAFEITPQVALFADVRGYATFVNSDNTFFCGPNECVWNISADVMWQGQANVGLEVKF, from the coding sequence ATGAAATTAACCGCTATTGCCAGTTTCGTTACTGTTGTCACTACTGTCGCTTTTTCCCTTTCTACCCAAGCTGAAATTTATGTCGCACCATTTGGAGGTTATAGTTTTGGCAGCAGTGAATTCGATATTTCAAATCCTAGTACCGATGAAAGCGGTAAGTTAAAAATCTCAGAGTCAGAACACTATGGCGTGATGATTGGTACCACTACAAAAGATCCTGGCAATATCTATTTTCTTTACAGTACCCAAGCAACTGATCTGAGAGACGGTGCTTTTAGTGATGAAATTTTTAATGAACTCGATGTCGATTATTTTCATGTCGGTGGCAGTTTATATTTCCCCAACGGTAAATTTAAACCGTATGTGACTGTCAGTGTGGGCGCTACTCATATGCGTCCTAGTGGAAATTATTCATCAGAAACGCGTTTCTCTATGGCTTTTGGCGGTGGTGCGGCATTTGAAATTACTCCGCAAGTGGCATTATTTGCCGATGTTAGAGGCTATGCGACATTTGTGAATTCAGATAATACATTCTTTTGTGGCCCTAACGAATGTGTTTGGAACATCTCAGCCGATGTCATGTGGCAAGGACAAGCCAATGTCGGTTTAGAGGTTAAATTTTAA
- a CDS encoding D-2-hydroxyacid dehydrogenase: MKIVVLDGYTLNPGDLNWAALSKLGDVEVFEHSHHEQIISRCEQADIILTNKALITNTVMQQCPKLKYIGVTATGTNVVDMKAATARNIVVTNVPAYGPDAVAQMVFALILQHAQQVSLHDSAVKQGQWTRTRDFCFTLSPLMSLKGKTIGIVGYGDIGQQVTKLALAFNMKVIITSGREKTGLPDNVTWLSLKGLLAQSDIISLHCPLNEATEKMINGDSLSLLKMGALLVNTARGGLIDEAALAQALNQHQLFAAVDVLSTEPPSDDNPLLSADNIVITPHIAWATIEARQNLLNIAVDNVQQFLNHSPVNQVN, translated from the coding sequence ATGAAAATAGTTGTACTTGATGGCTATACCTTAAACCCTGGAGACCTAAATTGGGCGGCATTATCAAAGCTAGGTGATGTTGAGGTTTTTGAGCATAGCCATCATGAGCAAATCATTTCTCGCTGTGAACAAGCGGATATTATTCTCACCAATAAAGCATTAATTACTAATACGGTTATGCAGCAGTGCCCGAAGCTTAAGTATATTGGTGTAACTGCTACAGGCACCAATGTTGTTGATATGAAAGCGGCAACAGCGCGTAATATTGTGGTGACCAATGTGCCTGCTTATGGCCCTGATGCCGTAGCACAGATGGTATTTGCTTTAATCCTTCAACATGCCCAACAAGTGTCTTTGCATGACAGCGCGGTTAAGCAAGGTCAATGGACAAGAACCCGGGATTTTTGTTTCACTTTATCTCCTTTAATGTCGCTCAAAGGAAAAACCATTGGCATTGTGGGCTACGGTGATATTGGTCAACAAGTGACTAAATTAGCACTCGCGTTCAATATGAAGGTGATTATTACTAGTGGTCGAGAAAAGACAGGGTTACCAGATAATGTGACTTGGCTGTCACTTAAGGGGTTGCTGGCACAATCAGATATCATCTCATTACATTGCCCGTTAAATGAGGCCACCGAGAAGATGATAAATGGTGATAGCCTATCTTTGTTAAAAATGGGCGCTTTGCTAGTGAACACTGCACGTGGTGGTCTGATTGATGAAGCGGCATTAGCACAAGCGTTGAATCAGCATCAATTATTCGCCGCTGTTGATGTGCTGTCTACTGAGCCGCCTAGCGATGACAATCCATTATTATCTGCTGATAATATCGTGATTACGCCACACATAGCGTGGGCGACTATTGAGGCTAGACAGAACCTTTTGAATATAGCAGTTGATAATGTGCAGCAATTTTTAAACCATTCACCAGTGAATCAGGTTAACTAG
- the purT gene encoding formate-dependent phosphoribosylglycinamide formyltransferase, producing MNAHTPFNFGTAGTKGSIKAMLLGCGELGKEVAIELQRFGIEVIGVDRYPNAPAMQVAHRFHVINMLDEVALKAVIELEKPHMVIPEIEAIATQALLELEATGINIIPTAKATQLTMDREGIRRLAAETLGIPTSPYFFCDTLTEFKTAIKQIGLPCVVKPVMSSSGKGQSVIKTEQQIEQAWQYAQEGGRAGGGRVIVEGFIDFDYEITLLTISAVNGIHYCDPIGHRQEDGDYRESWQPQAMSNKAIAKAQQIGEQVVEALGGFGLFGVELFIKGDDVYFSEVSPRPHDTGLVTLISQDISEFALHVRAILGLPIADIRQHGASASAVILAEGQSKNIRYQGVESALIESDTQIKLFGKPDIDGRRRLGVALARDKDIDSSIAKAKRSATKIKVIF from the coding sequence ATGAACGCTCATACTCCTTTCAACTTTGGTACTGCTGGTACTAAAGGCTCTATTAAAGCGATGCTCCTAGGTTGCGGCGAACTCGGAAAAGAAGTTGCCATAGAACTACAACGTTTCGGCATTGAAGTCATTGGAGTTGACCGTTATCCCAATGCGCCAGCAATGCAAGTTGCCCATCGATTCCATGTGATTAACATGCTTGATGAAGTCGCTTTGAAGGCTGTTATTGAACTCGAAAAACCACATATGGTGATCCCAGAAATTGAAGCTATCGCGACCCAAGCCCTCCTAGAACTTGAAGCAACTGGCATAAATATTATTCCAACAGCCAAAGCGACTCAGCTGACAATGGACCGAGAAGGTATCAGACGCCTTGCTGCAGAAACCTTAGGGATCCCAACGTCACCATACTTTTTCTGCGATACATTAACTGAGTTTAAAACGGCAATTAAACAAATTGGTCTACCTTGTGTTGTTAAACCAGTCATGAGCTCATCAGGCAAAGGCCAAAGCGTTATTAAGACCGAGCAACAAATAGAACAAGCTTGGCAATATGCCCAAGAAGGTGGGCGCGCAGGTGGTGGACGTGTCATTGTTGAAGGCTTTATTGATTTTGACTATGAAATTACCCTACTCACCATTAGTGCAGTCAACGGCATTCACTATTGCGATCCTATTGGCCACCGTCAAGAAGATGGGGATTACCGTGAATCTTGGCAGCCACAGGCAATGTCCAACAAAGCCATAGCTAAAGCACAACAAATTGGTGAGCAAGTCGTTGAAGCTTTAGGTGGATTTGGTCTATTTGGAGTTGAATTATTTATTAAAGGCGATGATGTTTACTTCTCAGAAGTATCGCCACGACCACATGACACTGGGCTAGTAACGCTAATAAGTCAGGATATCTCTGAGTTTGCCCTCCATGTTAGAGCTATTTTAGGTTTGCCTATTGCCGATATTAGACAACACGGCGCCAGTGCTTCAGCAGTGATTCTAGCTGAAGGTCAATCAAAAAACATTCGATATCAGGGCGTTGAAAGTGCGTTAATAGAATCAGACACCCAAATAAAGTTATTTGGAAAACCTGACATAGATGGGCGCAGAAGATTAGGTGTTGCACTTGCAAGAGATAAAGACATCGATTCATCAATTGCCAAAGCCAAACGCTCGGCGACTAAAATTAAGGTTATTTTTTAA
- a CDS encoding DUF3302 domain-containing protein, which translates to MFLDYFALGLLFFVALVIFYGVIAIHDIPYEIAKKRNHPQQDALHIAGWVSLFTMHAIWPFLWIWATLYREDRGWGFSNGKKRELILEGEVRELMEKVEDLNQRLAFIETPKADKVSETTPDQQPKQEV; encoded by the coding sequence ATGTTTTTGGATTATTTTGCATTAGGACTACTTTTTTTTGTAGCACTAGTGATTTTTTACGGTGTGATTGCAATTCATGATATTCCCTACGAAATTGCTAAAAAGCGTAATCACCCTCAACAAGATGCATTGCATATTGCTGGCTGGGTTAGTCTTTTTACCATGCATGCTATTTGGCCATTTTTATGGATTTGGGCAACCTTGTATCGTGAAGATAGAGGGTGGGGATTTAGTAATGGTAAAAAGCGAGAGTTAATTCTTGAAGGTGAGGTACGCGAATTAATGGAAAAGGTTGAAGATTTAAATCAGCGCCTAGCCTTTATTGAGACGCCAAAAGCTGACAAGGTTTCAGAAACCACTCCAGATCAACAACCTAAGCAAGAGGTGTAG